The following are from one region of the Paenibacillus sp. JZ16 genome:
- a CDS encoding exonuclease SbcCD subunit D: MRILHTGDWHLGRTLEGRSRLAEQERFLDELVKLADEEQADLILMAGDVYDSVNPPAAAEQLFYDAAARLTEGGRPMVVIAGNHDQPERVASVTPLVATRGITLIGTPVADAVTVAAARTGETAKIAALPYPSEARLNELLSIDGDEDQLRRAYSERVGQLMRKMARDFSPQTVNLAMSHIYVLGGVESDSERPIQVGGAYTVDPLALSVGASYTALGHLHRSQAVKGEGIIRYSGSPLAYSFSEAGQAKSVTLVDVSPGGAPVIEELFISSGRPLVRWKAKGGLEEVYRWLDEGRDPEAFIDLEVSLTEAMGLADIQRLRKSRDGIVHIRPVYPEMEALELESERSRLPLPDLFRKFYQRQTGGAEPEDHLVDLFLELVEEEEPDGTEVKS; the protein is encoded by the coding sequence ATGCGTATTTTGCATACCGGAGACTGGCATCTGGGACGCACGCTCGAAGGCCGGAGCAGGCTTGCCGAGCAGGAGCGCTTTCTGGATGAGCTGGTTAAGCTGGCAGATGAAGAGCAGGCGGATCTGATCCTCATGGCGGGGGACGTCTATGATTCCGTAAATCCGCCTGCGGCAGCAGAGCAGTTGTTCTACGATGCGGCCGCCAGGCTTACGGAGGGGGGGCGCCCCATGGTGGTCATTGCAGGCAACCACGATCAACCGGAACGGGTTGCATCGGTCACGCCGCTTGTTGCAACCAGAGGCATAACGCTGATCGGGACACCTGTTGCCGATGCGGTTACGGTTGCAGCGGCACGTACCGGGGAAACAGCCAAGATTGCGGCACTCCCTTATCCGTCGGAGGCCAGGCTCAATGAGCTGCTTTCGATCGATGGAGATGAGGATCAGCTCCGGCGTGCCTATAGCGAGAGAGTCGGACAACTGATGAGGAAGATGGCGAGGGATTTTTCTCCGCAGACGGTCAATCTGGCCATGAGCCATATCTATGTGCTTGGCGGCGTCGAGAGCGATTCCGAGCGACCGATTCAGGTCGGTGGAGCGTACACGGTTGACCCGTTGGCACTTTCTGTAGGTGCATCCTACACGGCCCTTGGCCACCTGCATCGTTCTCAGGCAGTAAAAGGGGAGGGGATCATCCGCTACAGCGGTTCACCGCTGGCCTATAGCTTCTCGGAAGCGGGACAGGCCAAATCGGTGACCCTGGTTGACGTATCGCCAGGAGGAGCCCCCGTGATCGAGGAGCTGTTTATTAGCAGCGGCCGCCCGCTTGTTCGCTGGAAGGCCAAAGGCGGCCTGGAAGAAGTGTATCGGTGGCTGGATGAGGGGCGTGATCCTGAAGCATTCATAGATCTGGAGGTATCCCTAACGGAGGCCATGGGGCTTGCCGACATTCAGCGACTTCGAAAGAGCAGGGACGGCATTGTTCACATTCGTCCGGTTTACCCGGAGATGGAGGCGCTGGAGCTGGAGAGCGAGCGCTCCCGGCTGCCGCTGCCGGACCTGTTCCGAAAGTTCTACCAGCGGCAAACCGGCGGGGCGGAGCCCGAGGATCATCTGGTCGATTTGTTTCTGGAGCTTGTAGAGGAAGAGGAGCCTGACGGGACGGAGGTGAAGTCGTAG
- a CDS encoding AAA family ATPase → MKPILLKLSGLQSYREPQEIDFETLCETGLFGIFGPTGSGKSTLLDAITLAMYGKVERAVNGTQGIMNHSEDSLSVSFTFELSSAAGLERYRVERRFKRVNELSISNTVSRFIQVTPDGDQVMADKLAEVTRCVEEKIGLKMDDFTRAVVLPQGKFAEFLSLKGSERRQMLQRLFHLERYGDQLAIKLSRRVKDTEGSLKSVEAEQQGLGSAGKEALAEATTVLEEAKKHAASSRNLLQAAIEAHEAMGKIRELDMEKRRLQGKLDELALHEEEMKQLERRLELTGAAAAVLPALEAWRESGKVWDHRRQIAEGLTAQAASAQNAAEQAVKADEAAQAALRAEEPKLVLREQQLEQAVLLQRERDGLREELIRLDAQRVDARKELDGVTAQLQKEQVLLERGQKRQEELQTKLKGLEIRSGERQALHMAMQKVQALESAGRRKQKAELELKSQESKLKEQEASLIALQKQEQELQRHYIQLSVQADSLQRDAAEASSFADRMAAAAAQVNQAMSDSLRNKQLHALSLSLAAELREGAPCPVCGSEHHPHPAASSGHPEDHLDEAMNQLAQITHQIQEARLTLRGQLNEAEALASQTRSQIEPYADDELLAVKLAGQEQQGWMEAAVSTIPAADQPYDVEKLASDTAWLIKAAATQAAAIGQCRTEASKVQQSLFTCQQELMKQSAALENGQMTWNQLRDQLAGLEAEAEGILTSWQEVKPDFSLEEAAGRFQLMQEKDAEAESIKEGLERSVPFIEEKKQAVLRLEQQLRELEKLLIQWDAQREGKADGLKDKEERLRAWIGDRSAEELLGECRSRMTLLKEAAEQARSECRKAEEKAQHAAKEAALAEQAERSAQEQHQAAKLAWENQLAASPFATELAVLEACLSAEESERCAQLVKAHREGQREWTLRLRDVEQKLGASPFHEEEWQRCTAELQAARTADEEALQARARAERDLEDLNKRHIRFMELEEQRLNLQRESERLSKLQSCLRGNAFVEYIAEEQLMQVSQSASQRLRYLTKQRYSLEVDSGGGFVIRDDANGGVRRPVSTLSGGETFLTSLALALALSAQIQLRGQYPLQFFFLDEGFGTLDPELLETVITALERLHTDKLTVGIISHVPELRARLPRKLVVRPAEQAGAGSQLAIESM, encoded by the coding sequence ATGAAACCGATCTTGTTGAAATTATCCGGACTGCAGAGTTATCGAGAACCGCAGGAGATTGATTTTGAGACGTTGTGCGAAACCGGACTCTTCGGTATTTTCGGACCGACGGGAAGCGGGAAATCCACACTGCTGGATGCTATTACTTTAGCCATGTACGGAAAGGTGGAGCGTGCGGTTAACGGAACCCAGGGCATCATGAACCATTCGGAGGACAGCTTGTCCGTCTCTTTTACGTTTGAGTTGTCCTCCGCTGCCGGACTGGAGCGATACCGGGTAGAGCGCCGATTCAAACGGGTCAATGAGCTCTCCATCAGCAATACAGTGAGTCGGTTTATCCAAGTTACCCCCGATGGGGACCAGGTGATGGCGGATAAACTGGCCGAAGTCACCCGCTGCGTAGAAGAGAAAATCGGACTTAAAATGGATGATTTCACCCGTGCGGTCGTTCTTCCTCAAGGTAAGTTTGCTGAATTCCTCTCCCTGAAGGGGAGTGAGCGTCGGCAGATGCTTCAGCGGCTGTTTCATTTGGAACGGTACGGAGACCAGCTTGCGATCAAGCTCAGCCGCCGCGTGAAGGATACAGAGGGTTCGCTGAAATCCGTCGAAGCTGAACAGCAAGGGCTGGGCAGTGCAGGCAAAGAAGCTCTGGCGGAAGCGACTACGGTGCTGGAAGAAGCCAAGAAACACGCGGCGTCATCCCGGAATCTTCTCCAGGCCGCCATCGAAGCCCATGAAGCTATGGGGAAAATCCGTGAGTTGGATATGGAAAAACGGCGGCTCCAAGGGAAGCTGGATGAACTTGCCCTTCATGAGGAAGAGATGAAGCAGTTGGAACGACGGCTTGAGCTGACAGGGGCGGCAGCCGCAGTTCTTCCTGCGCTGGAAGCTTGGCGCGAATCCGGCAAGGTCTGGGATCATCGGAGGCAGATTGCCGAAGGACTCACCGCGCAAGCCGCATCCGCTCAGAACGCGGCCGAGCAAGCCGTCAAGGCGGATGAAGCTGCCCAGGCAGCTCTTCGGGCCGAGGAGCCGAAGCTGGTGCTTCGGGAGCAGCAGCTGGAGCAGGCTGTTTTATTGCAGCGGGAACGTGATGGATTACGCGAAGAACTGATTAGGCTGGATGCACAGCGAGTGGACGCACGCAAAGAGCTTGATGGAGTAACTGCCCAACTGCAGAAGGAGCAGGTACTGCTCGAACGGGGGCAAAAGCGGCAGGAGGAGCTGCAGACCAAGCTGAAAGGGCTTGAGATCCGCTCTGGTGAGCGTCAAGCGCTTCATATGGCGATGCAGAAGGTCCAAGCCCTTGAGTCGGCCGGCAGACGGAAGCAAAAGGCTGAGCTCGAGTTAAAATCGCAGGAGAGCAAGCTGAAGGAGCAAGAAGCAAGCCTTATTGCCCTGCAGAAGCAGGAGCAAGAATTGCAGCGGCACTACATACAGCTCTCCGTGCAAGCTGACAGCTTGCAGCGTGATGCAGCCGAAGCCTCGTCGTTTGCCGACCGGATGGCGGCCGCGGCAGCTCAGGTAAACCAGGCGATGAGCGACTCGCTTCGCAACAAGCAGCTTCATGCGCTGTCCCTTTCGCTCGCCGCCGAGCTTCGGGAAGGAGCTCCTTGTCCGGTTTGCGGAAGTGAACATCATCCTCATCCTGCTGCCTCATCAGGGCACCCTGAAGATCATCTTGATGAGGCCATGAATCAGCTGGCACAGATCACTCATCAGATCCAGGAGGCCAGATTAACCCTGCGGGGGCAGCTTAACGAAGCGGAGGCGCTGGCAAGCCAAACGCGTTCGCAGATTGAGCCGTATGCAGATGACGAGCTGCTTGCCGTCAAACTAGCCGGGCAGGAGCAACAAGGATGGATGGAGGCAGCAGTGTCAACGATACCAGCCGCTGATCAACCGTACGATGTAGAAAAGCTGGCTTCAGACACGGCATGGCTCATAAAAGCAGCCGCAACCCAGGCTGCAGCCATCGGGCAATGCCGTACGGAAGCCTCCAAGGTACAGCAGAGCCTCTTCACATGCCAGCAGGAGCTTATGAAACAGAGCGCTGCGCTTGAGAATGGTCAAATGACTTGGAACCAACTTCGGGATCAGCTGGCAGGACTGGAAGCTGAAGCTGAAGGCATTTTAACCTCCTGGCAGGAAGTCAAGCCGGATTTTTCTCTGGAGGAGGCAGCCGGCCGTTTTCAGCTCATGCAAGAGAAGGATGCGGAAGCCGAGTCCATAAAGGAAGGGCTGGAGCGCAGCGTTCCATTTATTGAGGAGAAGAAGCAGGCCGTCCTTCGCTTGGAGCAGCAGCTTCGTGAGCTGGAGAAGCTGCTGATTCAATGGGATGCTCAGCGTGAGGGAAAGGCGGATGGACTGAAGGATAAGGAAGAGCGTCTCCGGGCATGGATCGGCGACCGGTCGGCTGAAGAGCTGCTCGGAGAATGCCGGTCCAGAATGACCCTGCTGAAGGAAGCTGCTGAACAAGCCAGAAGCGAGTGCAGGAAGGCAGAAGAAAAGGCTCAGCATGCAGCCAAGGAAGCGGCTCTTGCAGAACAGGCTGAGAGGTCTGCGCAGGAGCAGCACCAAGCTGCCAAGCTTGCCTGGGAGAACCAGCTGGCAGCCTCACCGTTCGCTACGGAGCTTGCCGTCCTGGAAGCCTGTCTAAGTGCGGAAGAAAGTGAACGATGCGCACAGTTAGTGAAAGCCCATCGGGAAGGACAGCGGGAATGGACGCTGAGGCTTCGCGACGTCGAGCAGAAGCTTGGTGCGAGCCCTTTTCATGAAGAGGAGTGGCAACGGTGCACAGCCGAGCTTCAGGCGGCCCGTACAGCCGATGAGGAGGCCCTTCAGGCGAGAGCCCGAGCCGAGCGTGACTTGGAGGACCTGAACAAACGTCACATCCGGTTTATGGAATTGGAAGAGCAGCGTCTTAACCTTCAACGAGAGAGCGAGCGCTTGTCCAAATTGCAGTCCTGCTTGCGTGGAAACGCATTTGTTGAATATATTGCGGAAGAACAGCTGATGCAGGTGAGTCAGTCGGCTTCCCAGCGTCTTCGTTATTTAACCAAGCAGCGCTATTCGCTTGAGGTGGATTCCGGTGGAGGCTTCGTCATTCGGGACGATGCCAACGGCGGCGTCCGGCGTCCGGTATCCACGTTATCGGGCGGCGAGACATTTCTGACCTCATTGGCCTTGGCTTTGGCACTCTCGGCACAGATTCAGCTGCGCGGGCAATATCCGCTGCAGTTCTTTTTCCTCGACGAAGGGTTCGGCACGCTGGATCCGGAGCTGCTGGAAACGGTCATCACCGCGCTTGAGCGGCTCCATACCGATAAGCTGACCGTTGGCATCATCAGTCATGTGCCCGAGCTTCGGGCGCGTCTGCCGCGGAAGCTGGTCGTACGGCCGGCGGAGCAAGCGGGAGCCGGATCGCAGCTTGCGATCGAATCGATGTAG
- a CDS encoding histidine triad nucleotide-binding protein: MDCLFCKIVEGELPSTKVLENDKVLVFQNINPEAPVHVLIIPKKHIASMNDIQDEDLLLIGEMHKAAKEAAAKLGIAESGYRLINNCGPDGEQSVFHVHYHLMGGRRLGALTGISPAHT; this comes from the coding sequence ATGGATTGTCTTTTTTGTAAAATCGTAGAAGGGGAGCTTCCTTCCACGAAAGTACTCGAGAATGATAAGGTGCTTGTATTTCAAAACATTAACCCGGAGGCGCCGGTTCATGTTCTGATTATTCCCAAGAAGCATATCGCATCCATGAACGATATTCAGGATGAAGATTTGCTGCTGATTGGCGAGATGCACAAAGCGGCGAAAGAAGCCGCTGCCAAGCTGGGCATTGCGGAAAGCGGTTATCGGTTAATTAACAACTGCGGACCTGATGGGGAACAATCGGTGTTTCATGTGCACTATCATCTGATGGGCGGTCGCCGTTTAGGCGCTTTAACAGGCATTTCGCCCGCGCATACATAA
- the rpsU gene encoding 30S ribosomal protein S21 gives MSETKVRKNETIDAALRRFKRSIAKDGVLAEVKKRKHYEKPSVKRKKKSEAARKRKF, from the coding sequence GTGTCTGAAACTAAAGTTCGCAAAAACGAGACAATTGATGCTGCACTTCGTCGCTTCAAGCGTTCCATTGCTAAAGATGGCGTATTGGCTGAAGTGAAGAAACGCAAGCATTATGAAAAGCCAAGCGTAAAGCGCAAGAAAAAGTCCGAGGCTGCTCGTAAGAGAAAGTTTTAG
- a CDS encoding GatB/YqeY domain-containing protein: MNLSERLNEDMKQAMKSKDKFKLSTIRMVRSTIKNLEIDLKRSLDDNEVLDIFSREIKQRKDALQEFEKAGRDDLAADAKAEIELLSAYLPEQLTEEEIKVIVQQTIQETGASSKAEMGKVMSALMPKVKGRADGKLVNQVVQQFL; encoded by the coding sequence ATGAATCTTAGCGAACGATTGAACGAAGATATGAAGCAAGCGATGAAGAGTAAGGACAAGTTCAAACTCTCAACGATTCGAATGGTTCGTTCGACGATAAAAAATCTTGAAATAGATTTGAAACGAAGTTTGGATGACAACGAAGTGCTTGATATTTTTAGTCGTGAAATCAAACAGCGCAAAGATGCCCTCCAAGAATTTGAAAAAGCGGGACGCGACGATCTTGCCGCCGATGCAAAAGCAGAAATTGAGCTCCTAAGCGCCTACCTCCCGGAACAGCTTACTGAAGAAGAAATTAAAGTCATTGTACAGCAGACCATCCAGGAAACCGGTGCTTCTTCAAAAGCCGAGATGGGTAAAGTAATGAGCGCTCTCATGCCGAAAGTTAAAGGGCGTGCAGATGGAAAGCTTGTCAATCAAGTTGTTCAACAATTTCTGTAA
- a CDS encoding NfeD family protein produces MSRPLWIRKFLTFTAAVVMMLISIGMYVGPMKSAVAANIGSVYVIPVKQQIERGLTSFMERGFKEAEKMGAGLIILEIDTPGGLVDQAGKIASLMKASDIPIVAYITGDAASAGSYIALNADKIAMAEGTMIGAAYMVDARGNPIEDAKMVSWWKTSMASAAEASGRNPEIAKGMADLKMKIDLPDIGLTKQPGEIISLTHDEALKTGYADTIANSTEEVITWMDYSTQDIFRMEQTFSEKLATFLTHPGVMALLLFIGIAGVIIEVIVPGFGVPGILGVTAFVLYFFGNQVAGFAGWENWLLFVIGIVMLAMELFVPSFGILGIIGSASLIAGVVMAAYSTSHVALSLGIGAACALVAIIVVALVFKERGIWRKFILSDSLSKEQGYVPNEDRDVLIGLVGTSITPLRPAGTMELEGRRLDVVTLGGFIDSGRPVRVIKTDGTRIVVEEEKG; encoded by the coding sequence ATGAGCAGACCGTTATGGATCCGCAAATTCCTGACATTCACGGCAGCCGTCGTTATGATGCTGATATCGATCGGTATGTATGTAGGTCCGATGAAATCCGCGGTGGCTGCTAACATCGGATCGGTGTATGTCATTCCGGTCAAGCAGCAGATCGAGCGCGGCTTAACCAGCTTCATGGAGCGTGGATTTAAGGAAGCCGAGAAGATGGGGGCCGGACTGATCATCCTGGAAATTGATACGCCGGGAGGCCTGGTCGACCAAGCGGGTAAAATTGCATCCTTGATGAAGGCCAGCGATATTCCGATTGTGGCTTACATCACGGGTGATGCCGCATCTGCTGGGAGTTACATTGCGCTGAACGCAGACAAGATTGCCATGGCGGAAGGCACCATGATTGGCGCGGCTTATATGGTGGATGCCAGGGGGAATCCGATCGAGGATGCCAAGATGGTTTCCTGGTGGAAAACAAGCATGGCGAGTGCCGCTGAAGCTTCAGGTCGAAATCCGGAGATTGCCAAGGGGATGGCTGATCTCAAGATGAAGATTGATCTACCTGACATCGGATTGACAAAGCAACCCGGGGAGATCATATCGTTGACGCATGATGAAGCGCTGAAGACGGGTTATGCGGATACGATTGCGAACAGCACAGAAGAAGTCATCACGTGGATGGACTACTCCACGCAGGACATATTTCGGATGGAGCAGACCTTCTCAGAGAAGCTGGCTACCTTCCTCACGCATCCCGGTGTCATGGCGCTCCTGCTCTTCATCGGTATTGCAGGTGTCATTATCGAAGTGATAGTTCCGGGTTTTGGTGTGCCGGGAATTTTAGGGGTGACCGCATTTGTGCTGTATTTCTTCGGTAACCAGGTCGCAGGATTTGCCGGTTGGGAGAACTGGCTGCTGTTTGTGATCGGTATCGTGATGCTGGCGATGGAGCTGTTTGTGCCAAGCTTCGGGATACTGGGCATCATAGGATCAGCCAGCTTGATTGCCGGCGTTGTTATGGCGGCCTACAGCACGTCTCATGTGGCTCTATCCCTAGGTATTGGGGCGGCTTGTGCTCTGGTGGCTATCATCGTGGTCGCTCTCGTATTTAAGGAACGGGGAATATGGCGGAAGTTCATACTCAGTGACAGCTTATCGAAGGAGCAGGGGTATGTTCCGAATGAAGACCGGGATGTACTTATCGGTCTGGTCGGCACATCGATCACGCCGCTGCGACCGGCTGGAACGATGGAGCTTGAGGGACGACGCCTTGATGTAGTTACCCTTGGAGGTTTTATCGATTCCGGTCGTCCGGTCCGTGTCATCAAGACGGACGGCACCAGAATTGTCGTAGAGGAAGAAAAAGGGTGA
- the floA gene encoding flotillin-like protein FloA (flotillin-like protein involved in membrane lipid rafts), which yields MDGSLIPVLLIGVVAIIVLSVFFSFFPLMLWISAIASGVRIGIITLVAMRLRRVTPSRIVNPLIKATKAGLGLNINQLESHYLAGGNVDRVVNALIAAQRANIPLEFERAAAIDLAGRDVLQAVQMSVNPRVIETPVVAAVARDGIEVKVKARVTVRANIDRLVGGAGEETIIARVGEGIVTTVGSSNSHKDVLENPDLISRTVLSKGLDAGTAFEILSIDIADVDVGKNIGAYLQTEQAEADKRIAQAKAEERRAMAVAQEQEMKARVVEMRARVVESESQVPLAMAEALRSGQLGVMDYMNLKNIEADTQMRGSFGKMGENNDNSGDNKTK from the coding sequence ATGGATGGTTCTTTGATACCAGTACTACTAATCGGGGTTGTCGCGATCATTGTGCTAAGCGTGTTTTTCAGTTTCTTTCCGTTAATGCTCTGGATCTCGGCGATCGCTTCCGGCGTTCGCATCGGGATTATTACGTTGGTGGCCATGCGACTGCGGCGCGTAACGCCGAGCCGGATCGTGAATCCGCTCATCAAGGCGACAAAAGCAGGTCTAGGCCTGAATATTAACCAACTCGAGAGTCACTATCTCGCTGGCGGTAACGTTGACCGGGTGGTTAATGCCTTGATTGCAGCCCAGCGTGCGAATATTCCGCTCGAATTCGAAAGAGCTGCTGCGATTGACCTGGCAGGACGCGATGTTCTGCAGGCTGTTCAGATGAGCGTTAACCCGCGTGTTATCGAGACACCGGTTGTAGCAGCTGTTGCTAGAGACGGTATTGAAGTGAAGGTTAAGGCTCGTGTTACCGTTCGTGCCAACATTGACCGTTTGGTCGGGGGTGCTGGCGAAGAGACGATTATTGCTCGTGTCGGCGAAGGGATCGTAACGACGGTAGGTTCCAGTAATTCGCATAAAGATGTTCTTGAAAATCCGGATCTGATTTCGAGAACGGTTTTGTCCAAGGGACTCGACGCGGGAACAGCATTTGAAATTCTGTCCATCGATATCGCGGACGTGGATGTAGGCAAAAACATCGGCGCGTACTTGCAGACCGAACAGGCGGAAGCCGATAAGCGTATTGCCCAGGCGAAGGCGGAAGAACGCCGCGCGATGGCGGTAGCCCAAGAGCAAGAGATGAAGGCTCGCGTCGTAGAGATGAGAGCACGCGTTGTGGAATCGGAATCCCAAGTTCCGCTGGCTATGGCTGAAGCGCTTCGCAGCGGCCAATTGGGCGTGATGGATTATATGAACCTGAAGAATATCGAAGCCGACACGCAGATGAGGGGTTCCTTCGGTAAGATGGGTGAGAATAATGACAATTCCGGAGACAACAAAACCAAGTAA
- the yqfC gene encoding sporulation protein YqfC, producing the protein MSRISRKLQKWTQEMLDLPQDLLFDLPRLTLIGNKELHIENHRGVRHFSEERLVLSLTQGSLEISGTGLAIQAIQSHEVTIIGTIHHIQYIGTGEKP; encoded by the coding sequence ATGTCCCGCATCAGCCGCAAGCTGCAGAAATGGACCCAAGAAATGCTTGATTTGCCACAGGACCTGTTATTTGATTTGCCGCGGTTGACCCTGATTGGCAATAAAGAGCTGCATATCGAAAATCATCGCGGAGTCCGGCATTTTTCCGAGGAACGACTTGTGTTGTCTTTAACGCAGGGGTCTTTGGAGATTTCGGGGACCGGACTTGCGATTCAGGCTATTCAAAGCCATGAAGTGACCATCATTGGCACCATTCATCATATTCAATACATAGGAACGGGGGAGAAACCGTGA
- the yqfD gene encoding sporulation protein YqfD — protein MKIPTMIHLRGYLKLAVRGEHVEAFINSLAEAGIPVWDVTPTGAYSAELKLLLKDFKGLRPLLKRTGCRTRIKGRYGYPFKARRLLKRKAFVIGIVAFFMILLTLSSMVWNVEVEGNETIASEDVLDAAKLEGIYPFQWIFKLQSMDKLSGNMTARLPGTSWVGVERNGTRIRIQIVEAAVPEKPPLQSPRHLISTQDAVITHIYAEKGVPKVGINSRVKKGDILISGVLGDEENSERIVAKGEVKGLVWHEYDIEIPLVKTHKVYTGEGKKRSYIVFGDRAVQLWGYGDIPFSQQETLTFYDPLTWRTRVLPLGWMTEKIMEVTEVQRTISEDEAKKEGIEGARRDILAKYGTDSRFVSQKILHDKKENGKVYMKVLFEVEETIAKELPIVYDQGE, from the coding sequence GTGAAAATTCCGACGATGATCCATCTTCGAGGGTATTTGAAGCTCGCTGTTCGCGGTGAGCATGTGGAAGCATTCATCAATTCATTGGCGGAGGCGGGGATTCCAGTTTGGGATGTAACACCGACAGGGGCCTACTCAGCAGAGCTTAAGCTGCTGCTGAAGGATTTCAAAGGGCTCCGTCCACTGTTAAAACGGACAGGCTGCCGTACGCGGATCAAGGGGCGTTACGGATACCCCTTCAAAGCTCGCCGCCTGTTGAAACGCAAAGCGTTTGTTATCGGCATTGTTGCGTTTTTTATGATCCTGCTCACGCTTTCCTCGATGGTGTGGAACGTGGAAGTCGAGGGGAATGAAACCATCGCTTCGGAAGATGTGCTTGATGCGGCCAAGTTGGAAGGCATTTATCCGTTTCAGTGGATATTCAAGCTGCAATCGATGGACAAGCTGTCCGGAAATATGACCGCCCGCCTCCCGGGAACTTCATGGGTAGGGGTGGAACGCAACGGGACGCGCATTCGCATCCAGATCGTAGAGGCGGCCGTACCGGAGAAACCGCCGCTCCAGAGCCCGAGGCATCTAATCAGTACGCAGGACGCTGTGATCACCCATATTTACGCCGAGAAGGGGGTCCCTAAAGTAGGGATTAACAGCCGGGTGAAGAAAGGCGACATTCTGATTTCCGGTGTCCTTGGGGACGAGGAAAATTCGGAACGAATTGTAGCCAAAGGGGAAGTAAAAGGCCTTGTATGGCATGAATACGATATCGAAATCCCATTGGTGAAGACCCATAAGGTGTATACGGGGGAAGGTAAGAAGCGTTCGTATATCGTATTTGGCGATCGGGCCGTCCAGCTGTGGGGCTACGGGGATATTCCGTTTTCACAGCAGGAGACCTTGACCTTCTATGATCCGCTTACGTGGAGGACGCGCGTGCTTCCGCTGGGCTGGATGACGGAAAAAATCATGGAGGTTACCGAGGTGCAGCGGACCATAAGCGAGGATGAAGCGAAAAAAGAGGGAATCGAGGGGGCACGCCGGGATATTTTGGCGAAATATGGGACCGATTCAAGATTTGTAAGCCAAAAAATTTTGCATGATAAGAAAGAGAATGGTAAAGTTTATATGAAAGTGCTTTTTGAGGTGGAAGAGACCATCGCGAAAGAACTTCCCATAGTATACGATCAAGGAGAATGA
- a CDS encoding PhoH family protein, giving the protein MSQQTTSIQILLQSASEGLSLFGPQDTFLKLIEKEIPATIDSREAVITIRGQHRNVESLQQLFEVLLQLVRNGYILTERDILYAVELAKDLRADQLLDLYKGEITTTFKGKPIRVKTIGQKHYVTTIKKRDVVFGIGPAGTGKTYLAVVLAVAALKEGSVKRIILTRPAVEAGESLGFLPGDLQEKVDPYLRPLYDALYDVMGPDQTAKALERGLIEIAPLAYMRGRTLDDSFIILDEAQNTTPEQMKMFLTRLGFGSKMVITGDVTQIDLPRGKKSGLIEAKTILSGIEEVGFVYFAEQDVVRHSLVQKIIVAYDKAAENQD; this is encoded by the coding sequence TTGTCACAGCAAACGACCAGCATTCAAATTTTACTTCAAAGCGCGTCAGAAGGTCTGTCGTTATTCGGACCACAAGATACATTTCTGAAATTAATCGAAAAAGAAATTCCTGCGACGATAGATTCACGGGAAGCGGTCATCACGATTCGTGGGCAACATCGGAATGTGGAGAGTCTTCAGCAGCTGTTTGAAGTGCTGCTCCAGCTTGTGCGCAACGGCTACATTTTGACCGAGCGTGATATCCTTTATGCTGTAGAACTCGCCAAGGATCTGAGAGCTGATCAATTGCTGGATCTGTACAAGGGCGAAATTACGACAACCTTCAAGGGCAAGCCTATTCGTGTAAAAACCATCGGTCAGAAGCACTATGTGACCACCATCAAAAAGCGGGATGTTGTATTCGGTATCGGTCCTGCCGGAACAGGGAAAACCTACTTGGCTGTCGTTCTGGCTGTTGCCGCGCTGAAGGAAGGATCCGTCAAAAGGATCATTCTGACAAGGCCGGCAGTAGAGGCTGGAGAGAGCCTGGGCTTCCTGCCGGGTGATCTGCAGGAGAAGGTTGATCCTTACCTCAGACCATTGTACGATGCCTTATACGATGTTATGGGCCCGGATCAAACGGCCAAGGCGCTGGAGCGTGGATTGATTGAAATTGCGCCGCTTGCTTACATGCGCGGGCGGACGCTGGATGATTCATTTATTATTTTGGACGAAGCACAGAACACCACGCCGGAACAGATGAAGATGTTTCTGACACGGCTTGGATTCGGCTCGAAGATGGTCATAACCGGGGACGTGACCCAGATTGACCTGCCGCGGGGCAAGAAATCAGGACTTATCGAAGCTAAAACGATATTAAGCGGAATTGAGGAAGTCGGATTCGTCTATTTTGCCGAACAGGATGTTGTACGTCACTCTTTAGTACAAAAAATCATCGTCGCTTATGATAAAGCAGCAGAAAACCAAGATTAA